The sequence GTGGGGCCGAGCAGGTCGGGCGTAAGGCGGTCGATGCGGAGGCCCGTGGCGCGGCCGTCGAGGTCGAGGCGGGTCTCCTCGGTGTCCTGCGCCACCTCGGCATCGAGGGTGAGGCGGCCGAGGTCCACAAGCTCCCCGTAAGCCGCGTCCGCCACGGTCCCGTCGAGGGTGATGAGCGTGTCGCCGTCGGTACGGATCAGCGTGCCGTCGAGATCCGCGGAGCCGCGCGCCTGCTGACCATAGGCCGCCGCGATGGGGGCGACCTGCGGCAGGTCGAGTTGCAGGGAGAGGTCGGCGTTGGACGTATCGGTCGTCGCCGTGCCGCTGAGCCGGACCGTGCCGAGTCCGGTCTCCAGCGTCAGGGGGGAGAGCGCCAGTGTCTGCCCGTCGAGCTGTGCGTCGGCGGTGAGAGTGACGCGGCCGAGCTCCTGCGGGCCGAGCTGGTCGGCCTGAACTCCCGTGGCGGTCGCCCGCGCCGTCAGATCGATCGTATCGCCGCCGACGAGGTTCGCGGCGAGCTCCAGCCGTTCCGCCGCAGCGAGATCGTTATAGCGCAGCTCCTGCGCCACGAGGTCGAGGGTGGTGGCGATGACGCCGTCGGTGAGCGAGCCCTCGCCCGACGCCTGCACCCGGCCCTCGGCATCAAGGCCGTAGGCCGCGGCGACCGGCCCGGCATCCGCGGTCTCAACCGCGTAGGAGAAGCGCAGGCCGCCGTTGGCGCGTTCCTGCACGACCTCGGCCAGGACATCGAGGAGGTCGCTGTCGAGGCGGATGTCGCGGGCCGTGATCTCCTCCGCCCCGATCACGATATCGGCGCCGATCCCGGCCTGACCGAGGATCTCCGGCCCCAGCCGGTCAAGGCGCAGGCCGGTCGCCTGCCCGGCGAGGGTCGCACCCACATCCTCACCCTGCTGGCCGAGTTCCACGGTCAGCGACAGCGCGTCGAGGTCCACCGGCGCGCTGCGAACATCCCGCACGGCGGCGCTGATCAGGCCGTCGGTCACGCCCTCCTGCCGCCGGACGAAGCCGGAGGCCTGCACCGCGCCCTGAACCTCCTGCCCGTAGGCATTGCCGATCTGCGAGAGATCGCGGGCGTTCACGTCGAAGCGCAGGTCCGCATTCTCGAAATCGGTCTCGAGGAAGCCCTCGGCATCGAGGCTCAGGAGCGGGCTGTCGAGGCGGGCGGTGGCGAGGTCGATCCGGTCGCCCTCCTGCACCATCTGAATGGCGAGCTGGGCGGTGCCGAGGGTATCCTCCTCCACCTGGTCGATCCTGAGGCCGCGGCCGGTGCCCGCCGCATCGAGGGTCAGCCGCTCCCCGATCCGGCGCAGATCTATGTCGAGGGCGAGCTGCGTGGCGTCGAAGGCGGCGGAACGGAAGGCGTTCAGCTCCGCATCGCCGGTCGCGGTCAGATCCTCCGGCGGGCCGGTGACACGGCCCTCGAAGCCGAAACTCTCGAAACTGATCCCGGCCACCAGCGCCGAAAGCTGGCCGGTTCCGGTGAGCGCCACGCTGAGGTCGCTCGCCTGTGTCGCGGTGTCGAAGGTGCCGTCGCCGGTAAGCTGCAGCGCGGGGCTGTCGAGCTCCAGCTCGTCGACGCGGATGATGCCGTCATTGCCCTGCTGGATGCGCACGGCGAGGTCTGCGCGCTCGCCCACAACGGCACGGATGGTCGGGTCGAGCTCCGGCCCCGGCTCCAGGCTGAAATCGGCGGTGACGCCGAGCGGCTCGGCGTAGGAGACGGTGGCGCGGCCCTCCGCCTCGAACACGTCGTCGGTCTCCGCATCAAAGGTCAGGCGCCAGTCGTCGCGCGGACCCTCGCCGGAGAGGGTGAGGGAGGATGCGCTGTCCTCCGGGAAACCGGCGAGCTGGGCGACGATCCCGCCCGCATCCTCCTGCGCATCGAGGTTGAGAGCGAGGGTGCGGGCCGCGAAGTCACGCAGGTAGCTGAGCGCGATCCGGCCGTCGACCTCGTCGGTGCGGGTGATGGTGAGCTCCACGCGCTGCGTGTCGCCCTCGTCCGCCGCGTCGCCCTGCCCGTCGAAGGTGATCTCCTGCCCCAGCACGGCAGGGCCGATGCGGATGTCGGTGAGCTCCATGTTCTCCACCCGCACCGGGATCGGCGCGCGCGGCCAGTCGAAGGGGGAGGGGGTGCCCTGCGTCGCCTCGACCTCCACCGTCGGGGCCTCTGCATTGGGCGAGGGCGCGCGGGTCATGTCGAGGCCGCGCACGATGATGTTGTTGAGCTCCAGCTCGCCGCGCAGGATGCGGGAGGAATTCCAGTCGACCACGAGCTGGTCGATAGTCATCCACACACCGACGCCGTCGGAGATCGCGACGCCGTTGAGGCGGGTCGCGCCCTCGGCATCCTCCACCAGCTCGGCCGTGATCTCGAAGGAGCCGGGGGAGGAGATCTGGCGCAGGGCGAACTGCACCAGCCGGTTGTCGATGTCGAAGATCGAGGTCTGCGCCATCGTGGCGGTGGCGGTGCAAAGCCAGAGGAGAAGGGCAAGGAGGATCCGCATCAGAAGGCCTGCCCGATCGCGAGGTAGAACTGGAAGGCGTCCTCGTTGTCCTCCCGATCCAGCGGGAAGGCGATATCGGCGCGGACAGGCCCGATGGGGGAGAAGTAGCGAATGCCGGTGCCCACGCCGTAGCGCAGGCCGTCGCTGAGCTTGGGCAGCACCTCGTCGGTGACCTCGCCCGCCTCGATGAACGCGACGCCACCGACATTGCCGCGGATCGGGAAGCGAACCTCCGCGCCGAGCTCGATGGCCGAGAGGCCGCCGCGCGCGTCGCCGTCATCGTCCTCCGGCCCCAGCGTATCGGTGCCGAAGGCGCGGACCGAGCCGCCGCCGCCCGCGAAGATCCGGCGGGTGACCGGCACATCGAACACGTCGTCCGACCCGATCGAGGCGACGCGGGCGCGGGTGGCGAGCACGAAGCGCTGATCCTCGGTCAGCGGAAAATAGGCCGAGGCGCGGCTGTCCACCCGCAGGAAGCTCGTCCCCTCGCCGTTCACCGTGCCGTAGAAAGGGGCCGCCTCCAGCCGGGCGCGGAAGCCGGAGCGGGGGTCGAGCAGGTCCTCGGTGTTGTCGTAGTCGACGAAGGCAGGGATGCCGTAGATCTCAATGTCCTGATCCTCGTCGCTCTCGGTCACGTCCGAGAGCTCGTAGGCGAGGCCGAGGCCCGCGCGCCACTCGTCGTTGAGCTCGCGCTCGAGGCCGATATTGGCGGTGAAGGTCTCCCCCTCGAACGCCTCCTCGTCGCGGTCCTGGTACTCGGTCCCGAAGACGAGGTTCTGCCCGTCGCGGCCCACCTGCGGCACGCGGAAGTTCAGGGCCACGGCCCGCTCCTCGGCACCGAGGCGGACCTCGAAGCGCACGGTCTCGTTCCGGCCGAAGAGGTTGCGGTTCTCGATGGAGGCCTCGGTGGTCGGCCCGATCTCCGTATCGAAGCGCAGGCCGACGGAGAGGGTGCGCCGCTTGCGCTCCGTCACCTCGACCATGATGGGCAGGGCGTTGCCGTTCTCCGGCGCTTCCTCGGGCGGTTCGGCGATGACGGTGTCGAAGAGACGGGTGCGCACGAGGTCCTGCTGGAAATCGCGCAGGGTGGCGAGGTTGAAGGTCTCGTTCTCCTCCCACTCGATATAGGTGCGCAGGTACTCCTCATCGACGCGGCGCAGCCCCTCGAAGGTGACCTCGCCGAAAGTGTAGGGGCGGCCCGCGTCGATGATGGAGGTCACCTCGATCGTGTTGTCGCGCGGGTCGGCGACGGCCTCACGATCCTCGAACCGGGCATAGGCGTAGCCGGCGCGGCGCAGGGCGGCGATGGCGGCGTCCTCTGCCTCGATGATCGGAACGGCCTCGGACCGCGCACCAATGGGGCTGCCGAGTTCTTCAGGATCGAGGCGGGGCGGGGTGCCGCTGAGGTTGCGCAGCTCGAAGGTGTGATCGGTGAGGGTGAAGGGCTCGCCGGGCTCGACGATGACTTCGACGACCAGCGGCTCGCCATTGCCGCCGCTCACCTCGCGCCGGACCTCGGCGGTGTAGTAGCCCTCGGCCTGCAGGATGGTCTCGACCGTCGGCAGATCGTTGTCGGCGCGGCGGCGCAGGAAGGCGGGGGAGGCGGCGCCATCATCCTGCCTGCGATAAAGCTCCAGCGTGTCCTCGGCCAGCGCCTCGCTCTCCTCGTCGGGAAAGCCCGTGAGGCGCACCTCGTACTCCACCCGCTCCGCCGCGTCGGGCACGGCAAAGCCCACGTCGTCCCGGTTGCAACCGGAGAGGAGGGCGAGGCCGGCACCGATGGACAACGTAAGGAAAAGGAGTTTCACATCAGGCCTTTTTGCTCCTGCCGCCCGCCGGCCGCAGCGTGTTCGCTTCGCACCCTAGCGTGAAGGAACAGCGCGGAACCATACCCGCCGCATCAACTCTTCCGCGCCCCGCATGGAAGCGTGAAGTGCGATCGGCGAAAATGCGCCGATCGGACCGCGTCAGGCGCTCGGCGCCGGGAGCATGCGGAAGAAGAGCGCCTGATCGATCAGCACCCGCAGCTTCCGCTCGTCGAAGGGCTTGGTAATGACGAAGGCCGGCTCGCGCCGCTCGCCGGTCAGAAGGCGCTGCGGATAAGCGGTGATGAAGATGACGGGAATGTCGTCCTGCGCGGCGCCGAGAATGTCGTCCACCGCGTCGATCCCCGAGGAGCCGTCGGCCAGCCGCACGTCGGCGAGAATCAGGTCGGGGCGCAGATCCTTCACCGCTTCCACGGCCTCGTTCCGGGTGCGCGCGATCGAGATCACGTCGTGGCCCAGCCCCTCGACGATATTGGACAGGTCCAGCGCGATCAGCGGCTCGTCCTCGATGATCAGCACGCGGGAGCGCTGCTCGCTCTCGAGTTCGGTCATGCCGATATCGACGAGTTCCTCAGCCTCGACGGTGGAGATCTTCATGATGCGGGCGATGTCGCCGAAGCTGAAATCCTCCAGGAGGCGCAGCAGAACCGCCTCGCGCGCCTGGGGGGTGAGGGCGGACAGGCGCTCCTGCATCACGGCCTCGCGCGCCTGCGGAGTGAGAGCGGACAGACGCTCCTGCATCACGGCCTCGCGCGCGGAGCCCTCCTCTCCGATACCGTCGATCGAGCGGCCGGAGGAGCGCCAGATGCTGCCGAAGATCTCGAACAGGGTCCGCTTGGGATCGGGCGTGGCACCGAATTCATCGGGATCCGCGAGAATGGCCTCCAGGGTTGCCGCGGCATAGGCATCGCCGGCCGCCTGTGATCCGCACAGCGCGCGAGCGAACCGCCGAAGTTCGGGGAGGACATCTCCCAACCGGTCGGCGGCGGAGGAGTTTTCTTGCATTCGTTCAGGTCCCGTTCATTGTTTCCGGTTTTCTTTGAAACAAACCGGTCTAGGTCATTGGCATCTGAGTTAGAGCAGGGCCGGACCGGGTCAATCGGACCGGCTGGCCGTGCACGTGGGACCACATCATGGATAAGCGATGAGCGAAGACGAAAAGGAAAAGGTGACATCGACATCCGAAAAGCGGATCGAGAGCCACCTCAAGCAGGTCTACGAGCAGAGCATGCAGGAGCCGATGTCGGACAAGCTTGCCGAGCTCGTGGCGCAACTTCGCAAAGAGGGTGCCAAGGCCGATGGCTGATCCCACATTCGAGGAACTGGTGGTCGGGCTGGTCCCGGACCTTCGCGCATTCGGCCGGTCGCTGACGCGGGACCACGCCCGCGCCGATGACCTCGTCCAGGACACGATCGTGAAGGCCCTGTCGAACCGCGACAAGTTCCAGGAGGGCTCGAACATGCGGGCCTGGCTCTTCACCATCCTGCGCAACACGTTCTACTCCTCCAAGCGCAAGCAGAAGTGGGAGGTCGAGGACGTCGACGGTGCTTATACCGAGGGCCTGCGGCAGAAACCGCAGCAGGACGGCATCATGGATCTCAGCGATTTCCGCCGCGCGTTCGACACGCTGCCGCCCGATCAGCGCGAGGCGCTTATGCTGGTGGGTGCCGCCGGCATGTCCTACGAGGAAGCCTCCGTCATCTGCGAATGCGCCATCGGCACGGTGAAAAGCCGGGTGAACCGCGCCCGCTCCCGCCTGACCGAGATCCTGGGTCTGAAAGAGGACGAAGTCGGCGCAACAGACAGCCGCACCCTTGCCGCGATGGTCGAGAACTCCAACTGACGTCACGGGAAAACCAAAAAAGGAGTTCTGTCATGTCCCGTTCGATCCGTGCCGTCACGGCCCTGACCCTCGTCGGTCTGTTCCTCGCGGCCTGCAACACCGTGGCCGGTGTCGGCCGTGATATCGAAGCCGGTGGCGAAGCCATCACCGGGACGGCCGAAGACGCCGCCCAGTAAGACACGTGCCCTACGCTTCGCTGCCGGTCGCCCGCACCGCGGACGGATCCATCCGGGGCGTAGGGCTCGAATTCGAATTCATCGGTCCCGATGTCGGCCGCACCGTCTCCGCCCTTCGTGAGGCATTGGGCGGCGAGGCGGAGGGCGGTCCCCACAGCCAGTATCTCCGCGACAGCTCGATCGGCGACATCAAGGTCCTGCTCGACATGGGCTTCGTCCAGCGCGAGGGGCCGGATCCCGACCTGCAACGGGTGGTTGGTGAGATCGGGGGCGTGCTCGTCCCGGTCGAGATCGTGCTGCCGCCCCTGCCCCATGACGAGCTCGACCAGATCGATCCGGCGCTCGAGGCTCTGCGCGCAGCCGGAGCGCAGGGGACCAGCGGCGCAGCACTCTACGCCTTCGGGATGCACATCAACACCGAGGTCGTCTCGCTCGAGATCGCCGACATCTACCCGGTGCTCCGCGCCTTCGCGCTGATCGAGGACGGGATCCGCGACAGCCACCCCATCGACCTCGGCCGTTGGATGCTGCCCTTCGTCGATCCCTATCCGCGCGGTTTCATCGACGCGATGGCGCGGGGGGAGGGGCGGAACAACCCGGACGATCTCATCGACGTCTACACACAGCATAACGCGACGCGGAACCGGGGCCTCGACATGCTGCCGATCCTGCGCGCGATCGATGCAGAGCGCGTGCAGGCGCGCCTCCCGGCCGGGGAGAAGGGGGGCACGCGGCCGACCTTCCACTACCGCCTGCCCGACTGCCGCATCGACGAGCCCGGCTGGTCCCCGGCGGTGGAGTGGAACGTCTGGACCACCGTGGAGCGCATCGCGTCCGACGCCGCGCTGATCGACGCACTCGCCCAGGGATGGCTGGCCCATCGCGCGCGCTGGACCACATTGCGCACCGACTGGCCGCCGCGCATCGACGCGATCCTGCGCGAGGGCGGCTACGCGGAGCTGAAGGAGATGATGGCGGCATGACGCGACCGGTGATCGGCGTGACGACCTCGGCACGGTCGGGCTGGCGCATCTTTCCGCTGATCGCGCTCAACGTGCGGCTCGCGGGCGGGCGGCCCATCTGGTGGCGCGTCGGCGCGCCTGCGGACATCCACGAGGTCGACGGGCTGATCGTGGGCGGCGGCGACGACATCTCCGCCGATCTCTACGGCGGCAAGCTGATGGCCGAGGCCCGGATCGACCCGGAGCGCGACGCGCTGGAGTATCGCCTGCTGGTGGAGGCGGACGCGACGGGGCGGCCCGCACTTGGCATCTGCCGCGGCTCGCAGATGATGAACATCGCGCTCGGCGGCACGCTGCACCAGGACATCTACGAAACCTACAAGGATGCGAAGCGGATCTGGACGGTGCTGCCGAAGAAGCGGGTCGAGGTGCAGGACGGCACCCGTTTGTCGGAGATCGCGGGGGCCGATCCGATGAAGGTGAACGCGCTGCACACCCAGTCCGTCGACCGGCTCGGCCGGGGCCTGCGCGTGGCGGCCTGCGAGGCGTCGGGCATCGTGCAGGCGGTGGAGCGGGCGGAGGGCAGCTTCTTCCTCGGCTGCCAGTGGCATCCGGAGCATCTCTGGTACGCGCGGCGGCAGCGGGCAATCTTCCGCGCCCTGGTGGAGGCCGCGCGGGCGTTCCGCGACAGCCGCTCCCAGTTCGAGGCCGTGGACGAGCTGGCCGCGACCACGCCGGCAGGGCAGCCGATCTGAGCGTTGCGCCTCCGGCCGGTGGTGCTTGCGTATTTGGACAAAGAAGAAGCGGGACATGTCCCCTCCCCCGATCCGGGGGAGGGCTAGGGAAGGGGAGCCCGCGCCGCAGGCGCGGCCCGGCCCAACGGGATGAGGTCTGCCGCACCGCGGCGGGCCGAAGATGGGCGGTAGCGCCCTACATGGCGCGCACCAGCACCAGACTGAGCCAGGGTGCGGACACCAGGACCACCACCCGGATCAGGTCGGACAGAACGAACGGCGTCACGCCCGCATAGGTCCGCCGCATCGGCACGCCGACGGCGATCGAGTTGATGATGAAGAGGTTCATGCCAACCGGTGGCGTGATGAGACCGACCTCCACCACGATCAGCACCAGGATCCCGAACCAGATCGCCGTCTCATCCGGCGTCAGTCCGAAATCGAGGCTCTGGATGATCGGGAAGAAGATCGGGATCGTCAGCAGGATCATCGACAGCGAGTCCATCACGCAGCCGAACAAGAGGTAGGCCATCAGCATCAGCGTCAGCACCATGATCGGCGCATAGCCGGACGCGACAACCCAGTCGGCCAGCGCCTGCGGCGTCTGCGTGAGCGCAAGGAACGCGTTGAAGACCGCGGCTCCGAAGAGGATGAAGTAGATCATCGCGGTGGCCTGCGCGGTCTGCAGCACGCTGTCGGTGAAGCTCGCACGGTTGAGCCCGCCGGTGATGAGACCGTAGAGG is a genomic window of Pontivivens ytuae containing:
- a CDS encoding NepR family anti-sigma factor; protein product: MSEDEKEKVTSTSEKRIESHLKQVYEQSMQEPMSDKLAELVAQLRKEGAKADG
- a CDS encoding entericidin A/B family lipoprotein, which produces MSRSIRAVTALTLVGLFLAACNTVAGVGRDIEAGGEAITGTAEDAAQ
- a CDS encoding amidoligase family protein, coding for MPYASLPVARTADGSIRGVGLEFEFIGPDVGRTVSALREALGGEAEGGPHSQYLRDSSIGDIKVLLDMGFVQREGPDPDLQRVVGEIGGVLVPVEIVLPPLPHDELDQIDPALEALRAAGAQGTSGAALYAFGMHINTEVVSLEIADIYPVLRAFALIEDGIRDSHPIDLGRWMLPFVDPYPRGFIDAMARGEGRNNPDDLIDVYTQHNATRNRGLDMLPILRAIDAERVQARLPAGEKGGTRPTFHYRLPDCRIDEPGWSPAVEWNVWTTVERIASDAALIDALAQGWLAHRARWTTLRTDWPPRIDAILREGGYAELKEMMAA
- a CDS encoding gamma-glutamyl-gamma-aminobutyrate hydrolase family protein, with the translated sequence MTRPVIGVTTSARSGWRIFPLIALNVRLAGGRPIWWRVGAPADIHEVDGLIVGGGDDISADLYGGKLMAEARIDPERDALEYRLLVEADATGRPALGICRGSQMMNIALGGTLHQDIYETYKDAKRIWTVLPKKRVEVQDGTRLSEIAGADPMKVNALHTQSVDRLGRGLRVAACEASGIVQAVERAEGSFFLGCQWHPEHLWYARRQRAIFRALVEAARAFRDSRSQFEAVDELAATTPAGQPI
- a CDS encoding response regulator; this translates as MGDVLPELRRFARALCGSQAAGDAYAAATLEAILADPDEFGATPDPKRTLFEIFGSIWRSSGRSIDGIGEEGSAREAVMQERLSALTPQAREAVMQERLSALTPQAREAVLLRLLEDFSFGDIARIMKISTVEAEELVDIGMTELESEQRSRVLIIEDEPLIALDLSNIVEGLGHDVISIARTRNEAVEAVKDLRPDLILADVRLADGSSGIDAVDDILGAAQDDIPVIFITAYPQRLLTGERREPAFVITKPFDERKLRVLIDQALFFRMLPAPSA
- a CDS encoding autotransporter assembly complex protein TamA, producing the protein MKLLFLTLSIGAGLALLSGCNRDDVGFAVPDAAERVEYEVRLTGFPDEESEALAEDTLELYRRQDDGAASPAFLRRRADNDLPTVETILQAEGYYTAEVRREVSGGNGEPLVVEVIVEPGEPFTLTDHTFELRNLSGTPPRLDPEELGSPIGARSEAVPIIEAEDAAIAALRRAGYAYARFEDREAVADPRDNTIEVTSIIDAGRPYTFGEVTFEGLRRVDEEYLRTYIEWEENETFNLATLRDFQQDLVRTRLFDTVIAEPPEEAPENGNALPIMVEVTERKRRTLSVGLRFDTEIGPTTEASIENRNLFGRNETVRFEVRLGAEERAVALNFRVPQVGRDGQNLVFGTEYQDRDEEAFEGETFTANIGLERELNDEWRAGLGLAYELSDVTESDEDQDIEIYGIPAFVDYDNTEDLLDPRSGFRARLEAAPFYGTVNGEGTSFLRVDSRASAYFPLTEDQRFVLATRARVASIGSDDVFDVPVTRRIFAGGGGSVRAFGTDTLGPEDDDGDARGGLSAIELGAEVRFPIRGNVGGVAFIEAGEVTDEVLPKLSDGLRYGVGTGIRYFSPIGPVRADIAFPLDREDNEDAFQFYLAIGQAF
- a CDS encoding sigma-70 family RNA polymerase sigma factor, which codes for MADPTFEELVVGLVPDLRAFGRSLTRDHARADDLVQDTIVKALSNRDKFQEGSNMRAWLFTILRNTFYSSKRKQKWEVEDVDGAYTEGLRQKPQQDGIMDLSDFRRAFDTLPPDQREALMLVGAAGMSYEEASVICECAIGTVKSRVNRARSRLTEILGLKEDEVGATDSRTLAAMVENSN